In one Cloacibacillus porcorum genomic region, the following are encoded:
- a CDS encoding TRAP transporter small permease, protein MMLKIFAEKISNLSRNIGNIAALLILPLIILIVYATSKRYFFDSMPSWGYEVPIFIYGIFFLMGGILCQLKGKHVNVDILPKYVSPKWQRRLSVISNVMIAIACFTVAYYASKWAYESTLINERSVHQTDFNPTVWWFKWFVPVSFLLIALQSIANIILPPPDSDDLKPLKEDK, encoded by the coding sequence ATGATGTTAAAGATTTTTGCTGAAAAAATTAGCAATTTGTCAAGAAACATTGGAAACATTGCCGCTCTTCTTATTCTGCCCTTAATTATATTGATAGTTTATGCTACGTCAAAACGCTATTTCTTTGACAGTATGCCTTCATGGGGGTACGAAGTTCCGATATTTATCTACGGGATATTCTTCCTCATGGGAGGTATTTTGTGTCAGCTAAAAGGCAAACACGTAAATGTCGACATCCTTCCTAAATATGTATCGCCAAAATGGCAGAGAAGATTGAGTGTAATATCAAATGTGATGATAGCTATTGCCTGTTTTACTGTGGCCTATTATGCAAGTAAATGGGCATATGAATCAACTCTAATTAATGAGCGATCTGTCCATCAAACAGACTTTAACCCAACTGTGTGGTGGTTTAAATGGTTTGTTCCCGTTTCGTTTCTATTGATAGCTTTACAATCTATAGCAAACATAATTTTACCACCACCCGATTCGGATGACTTGAAACCTTTAAAGGAGGATAAATAA
- a CDS encoding TRAP transporter substrate-binding protein: MNRFFRGLIVFSLVILYLAVMTAPSSAADKVYKWRLVTHSMVGTERYQTVVDFCETVKKASGGRLLIEPFGAGVLFPVYDSFDSVKNGIVQAGFVWSGYWSSKDPTFAVLGNRPGCPITDFSNEMYLEEQLMPIKEKLYKKYGVTYLGTLDFMPPEILCSVVPINKLSDFKGKNIRAGGIGALFYKALGANTVSIAAPEIYTALQMKTIDAAEFSDWKENKDMGLHEVTKYVIEPCLHLGSNEDKGFIVNTKAWNDLPQDLKDIVLAARDHSRYRSAITNPPQSIMAKQDWINKKVKIIVLPKEDVDKARQIGAKVILDQAGKTAEGKEFIKIYSKVLNELGYKEQAKALGYK, encoded by the coding sequence ATGAACAGATTTTTCAGAGGTTTAATCGTATTTTCTTTAGTGATTTTGTATCTTGCAGTAATGACAGCTCCCTCAAGTGCGGCCGATAAGGTATATAAGTGGCGTTTGGTGACACATTCCATGGTTGGTACGGAACGTTATCAAACAGTTGTAGATTTTTGCGAAACTGTAAAAAAAGCTTCTGGAGGGCGACTTTTGATTGAACCTTTTGGAGCCGGTGTCTTATTCCCAGTTTACGATTCTTTCGACTCAGTAAAAAATGGGATTGTGCAGGCAGGATTTGTCTGGTCGGGGTACTGGTCAAGTAAGGATCCGACGTTTGCTGTACTTGGGAACCGTCCTGGATGCCCCATTACAGATTTTAGCAATGAAATGTATCTAGAAGAGCAACTTATGCCGATAAAAGAAAAACTATATAAAAAATATGGTGTTACATATTTAGGTACGCTGGACTTTATGCCTCCAGAAATTTTATGTTCAGTCGTCCCCATTAATAAATTGTCGGATTTCAAGGGTAAGAATATTCGTGCTGGTGGAATTGGCGCTCTGTTCTATAAAGCGCTTGGTGCAAATACCGTAAGCATTGCAGCTCCTGAGATATATACTGCTCTCCAGATGAAAACAATTGATGCGGCAGAGTTTTCTGATTGGAAAGAGAACAAGGATATGGGGCTGCACGAAGTCACTAAGTATGTCATAGAGCCATGTCTGCATCTTGGTTCTAACGAAGATAAAGGGTTCATTGTCAATACGAAAGCATGGAACGACCTGCCGCAGGATCTGAAAGACATTGTTCTGGCTGCCAGAGACCACTCAAGATACCGCTCTGCTATTACTAATCCGCCACAGAGTATCATGGCAAAACAGGACTGGATAAATAAAAAGGTTAAAATTATAGTTTTACCTAAAGAAGATGTAGACAAAGCACGTCAAATTGGTGCAAAGGTAATTCTTGATCAGGCTGGTAAGACGGCAGAAGGTAAAGAATTCATAAAAATATATTCAAAGGTACTAAACGAACTTGGTTATAAAGAACAAGCAAAGGCATTAGGGTATAAATAG
- a CDS encoding YitT family protein, which produces MEHMIEEIKWKHLYRKAQLLFFSEWKTLLISMAAIVIYAVGVVGFTIPYKFADQGVMGIAVLLKYTLGLNPAYVLLVLNIILLAWGARTLSKRFLIWTVINAFVLSAVLDILQTINFPIMDDIFLVAVAGGVIKGLGIGLLYREGISAGGLDIAISVLKKRYGMEVGRLSFYFNMVILAVSFSIIGLEKVMYGFISCYICGMTMDSVLASFDKRRLVFIVASNTDAVVEFINKRLGRGCTLLSSEGGYKRRDGFTIMCLLMPRQVVELKRFLAEHFPSSFMVVTEANEVVGKGFKRWRNI; this is translated from the coding sequence ATGGAACATATGATCGAAGAGATAAAATGGAAACACCTCTATAGAAAGGCACAGCTGCTCTTCTTTTCGGAGTGGAAGACTCTGCTGATATCGATGGCGGCCATTGTGATCTACGCGGTGGGCGTAGTTGGCTTCACGATACCCTATAAATTCGCCGACCAGGGCGTCATGGGCATCGCGGTGCTGCTCAAGTATACTCTGGGGCTGAACCCCGCCTACGTGCTGCTCGTTCTGAACATAATCCTGCTTGCGTGGGGCGCGAGAACGCTCTCTAAACGCTTCCTTATCTGGACGGTCATAAACGCCTTTGTGCTCTCCGCGGTACTCGACATACTCCAGACCATCAACTTCCCGATAATGGACGACATCTTTCTGGTAGCGGTGGCCGGCGGCGTCATCAAAGGGCTCGGCATCGGCCTGCTCTACCGCGAGGGCATAAGCGCAGGCGGTCTCGACATCGCGATCTCCGTACTTAAAAAGCGTTACGGTATGGAGGTCGGGCGGCTCAGCTTCTACTTCAATATGGTAATACTCGCCGTTTCCTTCAGCATCATCGGCCTTGAAAAGGTGATGTACGGGTTCATCTCCTGCTACATCTGCGGCATGACGATGGACAGCGTGCTTGCCTCCTTCGACAAACGCCGCCTCGTCTTCATCGTCGCTTCAAACACCGACGCGGTGGTGGAGTTCATCAACAAAAGACTCGGCCGCGGCTGTACGCTGCTTTCAAGCGAAGGCGGCTACAAACGCCGCGACGGCTTCACGATCATGTGTCTGCTGATGCCGCGCCAGGTGGTGGAGCTCAAGCGATTCCTCGCCGAGCATTTCCCCAGCTCCTTCATGGTGGTCACCGAAGCCAACGAGGTGGTGGGCAAAGGTTTTAAGCGCTGGCGCAACATCTGA
- the hisF gene encoding imidazole glycerol phosphate synthase subunit HisF: MFAKRIIPCLDIKDGRVVKGVNFVGLRDAGDPVECAKAYEKAGADEIVFLDITATSDGRKTVVDLVRRVTAEVFVPITVGGGIRSVDDIREILRAGADKVSLNSAAVENPALISEAAKVFGSQCVVVAIDAKRKGDGYWEVYTAGGRVPRHMDAFCWAVKAEQLGAGEILLTSMDRDGTKAGYDLELTELISSSVNIPVIASGGAGEYLHFYEALTRGRADAVLAASLFHFNEIPIPALKDYLAGKGIPVRKSAEARHVPYEMSPEEVNFFGICGEA, translated from the coding sequence ATGTTTGCGAAAAGAATAATACCATGCCTTGATATAAAAGACGGACGGGTCGTCAAAGGGGTAAATTTTGTCGGTCTGCGCGACGCGGGCGATCCCGTGGAGTGCGCCAAGGCCTATGAAAAGGCGGGTGCCGACGAGATCGTATTCCTTGACATCACCGCCACCAGCGACGGCCGCAAGACCGTCGTCGACCTTGTGCGCCGCGTCACCGCCGAGGTCTTTGTCCCCATCACCGTCGGCGGCGGTATCAGGAGCGTGGACGACATCCGCGAAATACTGCGCGCCGGCGCCGACAAGGTTTCGCTGAACTCGGCGGCGGTGGAAAACCCCGCGCTCATCAGCGAAGCGGCAAAGGTATTCGGCAGTCAGTGCGTCGTCGTGGCGATCGACGCGAAGCGCAAGGGCGACGGCTACTGGGAGGTCTACACCGCAGGCGGGCGCGTACCGCGTCACATGGACGCCTTCTGCTGGGCGGTGAAGGCCGAGCAGCTAGGAGCGGGAGAGATACTGCTTACAAGCATGGACCGCGACGGCACGAAGGCCGGCTATGACCTAGAGCTTACGGAGCTAATTTCCTCCTCCGTGAACATCCCCGTCATTGCCTCCGGCGGCGCCGGCGAGTATCTCCACTTCTACGAGGCGCTGACGCGCGGCCGCGCCGACGCGGTGCTCGCCGCCTCGCTCTTCCACTTCAACGAGATACCGATCCCCGCGCTGAAGGATTATCTCGCGGGCAAGGGCATTCCCGTGAGAAAGAGCGCGGAGGCGCGGCACGTCCCCTATGAAATGTCGCCGGAGGAAGTTAATTTCTTTGGTATCTGCGGCGAAGCGTAA
- the hisH gene encoding imidazole glycerol phosphate synthase subunit HisH translates to MIAVIDYGAGNLKSVKNALDSLGAANMRASTAKEILLADAVILPGVGEFGSAMAELERRGIKEAVREAAKSGRPLLGICLGMQLLFEASEESPKTEGLGVLPGRVLRFPPEMGLKIPHMGWNSIAPLRESRLLAGLPRGPYMYFVHSFYVKAAERSDVSAIAEYGLIFDAAAERDNIFGCQFHPEKSGTAGLAILKNFIELTKGE, encoded by the coding sequence ATGATCGCGGTCATTGATTACGGCGCTGGAAACCTCAAGAGTGTGAAAAACGCTCTCGACAGCCTCGGCGCGGCGAACATGAGGGCCTCCACCGCAAAGGAGATACTGCTTGCCGACGCGGTGATCCTGCCTGGCGTCGGGGAGTTCGGGAGCGCGATGGCGGAACTCGAACGCCGCGGCATCAAAGAGGCGGTCAGAGAGGCTGCGAAGAGCGGACGTCCGCTACTGGGGATCTGTCTCGGCATGCAGCTGCTCTTTGAGGCTAGTGAAGAGAGCCCGAAGACGGAGGGGCTTGGTGTCCTGCCGGGACGCGTGCTGCGCTTCCCGCCGGAGATGGGGCTTAAAATACCGCACATGGGCTGGAACTCAATCGCGCCGCTGAGGGAGAGCCGTCTGCTCGCGGGGCTGCCGCGCGGGCCGTACATGTATTTTGTACACTCGTTTTACGTAAAGGCGGCTGAACGCAGCGATGTGAGCGCCATAGCGGAATACGGCCTCATCTTCGACGCGGCGGCGGAACGGGATAATATATTTGGATGCCAGTTTCATCCCGAAAAGAGCGGTACGGCGGGGCTGGCGATATTAAAAAATTTCATTGAACTTACGAAGGGAGAATAA
- the hisIE gene encoding bifunctional phosphoribosyl-AMP cyclohydrolase/phosphoribosyl-ATP diphosphatase HisIE, with protein MTKIDLSLIKFDEKGLVPVVVQDVATAEVLMTAWANAESLAETAECGEMVFWSRSRGELWHKGETSGSRMCLRELRIDCDGDTLLALVEPLGPACHTGERSCFYRSLCGEADSTEATFLGRLWRYLNVRKDDDPQESYTARLLRSGLSRVAQKVGEEGVETALACATKDRGGFRYEAADLLYHLLVACIAAEVPFDEVLRELASRHKGAERQ; from the coding sequence ATGACAAAAATAGACCTTTCATTGATAAAGTTTGACGAAAAGGGGCTCGTTCCCGTCGTTGTCCAGGATGTTGCCACCGCCGAGGTGCTGATGACCGCCTGGGCGAACGCCGAATCGCTCGCCGAGACGGCGGAATGCGGCGAGATGGTCTTTTGGAGCCGCTCGCGCGGCGAACTATGGCACAAAGGAGAGACGAGCGGCAGCCGTATGTGCCTGCGTGAGCTGCGGATCGACTGCGACGGAGATACGCTGCTCGCGCTCGTTGAGCCGCTGGGCCCCGCCTGCCACACTGGTGAGCGCAGCTGCTTCTACCGCAGCCTCTGCGGTGAGGCCGATTCGACGGAGGCGACATTCCTGGGGCGCCTCTGGCGTTATCTCAACGTCAGGAAAGACGACGACCCGCAGGAGAGCTACACGGCGCGCCTGCTGCGGTCAGGACTCTCGCGTGTGGCGCAGAAGGTTGGCGAAGAGGGCGTTGAGACGGCACTAGCCTGCGCCACGAAGGACCGCGGCGGCTTCCGCTATGAGGCGGCCGACCTGCTCTACCATCTGCTTGTCGCCTGTATCGCGGCTGAGGTGCCATTTGATGAAGTATTGCGGGAGCTTGCCTCGCGCCACAAGGGAGCGGAGAGGCAATGA
- a CDS encoding HisA/HisF-related TIM barrel protein has protein sequence MIILPAIDLYDGKVVRLTQGDYSRRREYQLSPVEAAKGFMAAGCAHIHVVDLEGAKEGVPKHLKELSEIAALGFFVQYGGGLRSAESVACALEAGADRVMAGSLIFKDMERASELSARFGEKIMAAVDLRGGRVVHSGWLESTALDAAEAVNRLSGMGFSSFLVTQTERDGMMAGTDASVYEALAARGRFIAAAGGVTDLHDIRALAAAGVDAAVIGKSLYEGGITLAEAMKACSE, from the coding sequence ATGATAATCCTGCCGGCGATAGACCTATATGACGGCAAAGTGGTCCGCCTCACGCAGGGCGACTATTCGCGGCGGCGCGAATATCAGCTCTCGCCGGTTGAGGCGGCGAAGGGATTTATGGCGGCGGGATGCGCCCATATCCACGTCGTCGATCTTGAAGGGGCGAAGGAGGGGGTGCCTAAGCACCTGAAAGAGCTCTCCGAAATAGCGGCTCTTGGTTTCTTTGTCCAGTATGGCGGAGGGCTGCGCAGCGCCGAGTCTGTGGCGTGCGCGTTAGAGGCCGGCGCGGACCGCGTGATGGCCGGCAGCCTGATCTTTAAGGATATGGAGCGGGCCTCCGAACTGAGCGCGCGCTTCGGCGAAAAAATAATGGCCGCCGTGGATCTCCGGGGCGGCAGGGTCGTACACTCCGGCTGGCTTGAGAGCACGGCGCTCGACGCGGCGGAGGCGGTAAATCGGTTATCCGGGATGGGCTTTTCCTCCTTCCTTGTGACCCAGACGGAGCGCGACGGGATGATGGCGGGGACTGACGCCTCAGTATATGAGGCGCTAGCGGCCCGCGGCCGTTTTATCGCCGCCGCCGGCGGCGTGACGGATCTTCATGACATCCGCGCGCTTGCCGCGGCGGGCGTCGACGCGGCCGTGATCGGAAAAAGTCTCTATGAGGGTGGCATAACGCTTGCTGAGGCCATGAAAGCCTGCTCCGAATAG
- a CDS encoding imidazoleglycerol-phosphate dehydratase, producing MMEAKISRNTKETRIELLLSNDKRERSLDIGCGFLSHMLDLLCHRAALGVSIKARGDIEVDYHHLSEDIGIAMGQALRKIAGAAPIRRYGSALLPMDGSLARVALDFSGRGGLWWRGEFPSQRCGDFDMELVPEFFTGFAREAGLTLHIALLEADNSHHAAEAVFKGVGLALKEALVPAEVDPSTKGLWL from the coding sequence ATGATGGAGGCGAAGATATCGCGGAACACTAAAGAGACGCGGATAGAGCTTCTGCTGAGTAATGATAAAAGGGAACGCTCGCTTGACATCGGCTGTGGTTTTCTCTCGCATATGCTGGACCTGCTCTGCCACCGTGCGGCGCTGGGTGTCAGTATAAAGGCTCGCGGGGATATCGAGGTCGACTATCACCATCTTTCGGAGGATATCGGCATCGCGATGGGGCAGGCGCTGAGGAAGATCGCCGGCGCCGCGCCGATACGCCGCTACGGCTCCGCGCTCCTGCCGATGGATGGTTCGCTCGCGCGTGTGGCGCTGGACTTCAGCGGCCGCGGCGGCCTCTGGTGGCGGGGTGAATTTCCCTCCCAGAGGTGCGGCGATTTTGATATGGAACTGGTTCCCGAGTTCTTTACCGGTTTTGCGCGCGAGGCGGGGCTGACGCTTCACATCGCGCTGCTGGAGGCAGATAACTCACACCACGCCGCGGAGGCGGTTTTTAAGGGGGTAGGGCTGGCGCTTAAAGAGGCGCTCGTCCCCGCAGAGGTCGACCCCAGCACAAAGGGGCTCTGGTTATGA